The following are from one region of the uncultured Hyphomonas sp. genome:
- the purD gene encoding phosphoribosylamine--glycine ligase, whose amino-acid sequence MNILLIGSGGREHALAWKMAQSPLVDVVHSTPGNPGMDEVGPCFDVGAADIETLEKLTLQVEPDLVVIGPEAPLAEGLADVLRARGFDVFGPGREAAQLEASKTFSKGRMTAYGVPTAAYGEFTEAGLAKAFLRKMQAPYVLKADGLAGGKGVVIAETLEDADAGVDEMLGGQFGDASTTLVIEEFMHGEEASVFVITDGEGAIYLPAAQDHKRVGDGDTGPNTGGMGAYAPAPVMTDEMMARVKAEIAEPMLRGMAKDGMPYQGVLYIGVMVTEDGPKVVEFNARFGDPECQVLMKGLKGDIVPALLASATGGLKGNEEAFEALLELDQFEPSATVVMAMTGYPGSVEKGSVIKHVGKANDLPGVHVFHAGTDRNDLGMLTSNGGRVLNVTASGLTLRDAIERAYAGVDVIDWPEGFCRRDIGWRALERG is encoded by the coding sequence ATGAATATTCTCCTTATCGGATCGGGCGGCCGCGAGCATGCGCTGGCCTGGAAAATGGCCCAGTCACCGCTGGTCGACGTGGTTCATTCGACGCCGGGTAATCCCGGCATGGACGAAGTCGGCCCGTGCTTCGATGTCGGCGCGGCGGATATCGAGACCCTTGAAAAGCTTACGCTTCAGGTGGAACCGGATCTGGTTGTGATCGGGCCGGAGGCGCCGCTGGCCGAGGGGCTGGCAGATGTCCTGAGGGCGCGCGGGTTCGACGTATTCGGGCCAGGCCGCGAGGCCGCGCAACTTGAAGCCTCAAAAACTTTTTCCAAAGGCCGGATGACCGCCTATGGCGTGCCGACAGCCGCTTATGGCGAATTCACAGAAGCCGGGCTCGCAAAAGCCTTTTTGCGCAAAATGCAGGCACCTTATGTGCTGAAGGCCGACGGGCTGGCGGGCGGCAAGGGCGTCGTGATCGCTGAAACGCTGGAGGATGCGGACGCGGGCGTGGACGAAATGCTGGGCGGGCAGTTCGGCGATGCGTCCACCACGCTGGTGATCGAGGAGTTCATGCATGGCGAGGAAGCCAGCGTCTTCGTGATCACCGATGGCGAGGGCGCGATCTATCTGCCCGCTGCGCAGGACCATAAGCGCGTCGGCGATGGCGATACCGGCCCCAACACGGGCGGCATGGGCGCCTATGCCCCGGCGCCGGTCATGACCGACGAGATGATGGCCCGCGTGAAGGCCGAGATTGCCGAACCCATGCTGCGCGGCATGGCGAAGGACGGCATGCCCTATCAGGGCGTGCTCTATATCGGCGTCATGGTGACAGAAGACGGCCCGAAAGTGGTGGAGTTCAATGCCCGCTTCGGCGACCCGGAATGCCAGGTATTGATGAAGGGCCTGAAGGGCGACATCGTCCCGGCGCTGCTCGCCTCGGCGACCGGTGGCCTGAAGGGCAATGAAGAGGCGTTCGAGGCGCTGCTGGAGCTCGACCAGTTCGAGCCGTCCGCCACTGTTGTTATGGCGATGACGGGCTATCCCGGCTCGGTCGAGAAGGGCAGCGTGATCAAACATGTCGGCAAGGCAAATGATCTGCCGGGCGTGCACGTCTTCCATGCCGGAACCGACCGCAACGATCTGGGCATGCTGACCTCGAATGGCGGGCGCGTGCTGAACGTCACGGCCAGCGGCCTGACCCTGCGCGATGCGATTGAGCGGGCCTATGCCGGCGTCGATGTGATTGACTGGCCGGAAGGCTTCTGCCGCCGCGACATCGGCTGGCGCGCGCTGGAACGGGGGTAA
- a CDS encoding ABC-F family ATP-binding cassette domain-containing protein, whose translation MLTITNLDFQVEARPLFESASAQISAGWKVGLVGRNGTGKSTLLRLIREDVEHPTNDAAIRLNTGARLGWVAQEVAPTDETVLDVVLAADKERHALMQEAETATDPNRIGEIHERLVDIDAWSAEARAAEVLHGLGFSDEDLARATKEFSGGWRMRAAIAGVLFSQPDFLLLDEPTNYLDLEGAAWLETYIRKYPYTVLIVSHDREMLNRCVTHTMALEHKKLSITPGGYDDWLKLRAAKLAQLESQQAKQAKERAHLQSFVDRFRAKASKARQAQSRIKMLEKMQDISIPVADRTTPFHFPPPADKLAPPMLELKDADLGYGEDARILSKVNLRLDPDDRIAIVGANGQGKTTLVKSIAERLPLMAGNRVTPKAVRIGYFSQDQLDELSEGDSVLDHVRRLLPPDTPPAKVRAAAAAMGFSAEKVETKVEKLSGGEKVRLLLGLMSHSAPHILILDEPTSHLDIDSREALIYALNDFPGAVLLITHDVYLAEATADRLWLVKDGRATMYDGDLEDYRALVMKADRAEGKAAKAKEAKPKQAAPKPAASPEDKKRLSALKKKARAAEERMEKANAAIAKIDAKLAAGTPPADELEKLLKTRADHAATAESAEMEWLESAEALEAES comes from the coding sequence ATGCTGACCATCACCAACCTCGATTTTCAGGTCGAAGCCCGGCCCCTGTTCGAATCTGCCTCGGCGCAGATCTCGGCCGGCTGGAAAGTCGGCCTTGTCGGCCGCAACGGCACCGGCAAGTCCACCCTGCTGCGCCTGATCCGCGAGGATGTGGAACACCCGACCAATGACGCCGCGATCCGGCTGAACACCGGCGCCCGGCTCGGCTGGGTCGCGCAGGAAGTCGCGCCGACGGACGAGACCGTCCTCGACGTCGTCCTCGCTGCCGACAAAGAGCGCCACGCCCTGATGCAGGAAGCGGAGACCGCGACCGATCCGAACCGGATCGGCGAGATCCATGAACGCCTGGTCGACATCGATGCCTGGTCGGCAGAGGCGCGCGCGGCGGAAGTGCTGCACGGGCTCGGCTTTTCAGACGAAGACCTTGCCCGCGCCACAAAGGAATTTTCCGGCGGCTGGCGCATGCGCGCGGCCATCGCCGGCGTGCTGTTCTCGCAGCCGGATTTCCTGCTGCTGGACGAGCCGACCAACTATCTGGACCTTGAAGGTGCCGCCTGGCTGGAAACCTATATACGGAAATATCCGTACACGGTTCTGATTGTCAGCCACGACCGCGAAATGCTGAACCGTTGTGTGACGCACACAATGGCGCTGGAGCACAAGAAGCTCTCGATCACACCCGGTGGATATGACGACTGGCTGAAACTGCGCGCGGCCAAGCTCGCCCAGCTGGAATCCCAGCAGGCAAAACAGGCCAAGGAACGCGCTCACCTGCAGAGCTTTGTCGACCGGTTCCGCGCCAAGGCCTCCAAGGCCCGGCAGGCGCAGTCCCGCATCAAGATGCTGGAGAAGATGCAGGACATCTCCATTCCGGTCGCCGACCGGACGACGCCGTTCCACTTCCCGCCCCCCGCCGACAAGCTGGCCCCACCCATGCTGGAGCTGAAAGATGCTGACCTCGGTTATGGCGAGGACGCGCGCATCCTGTCGAAGGTGAATTTGCGCCTCGACCCGGACGACCGCATCGCCATTGTCGGTGCAAACGGCCAGGGCAAGACGACGCTGGTGAAATCCATCGCCGAACGCCTGCCGCTGATGGCGGGCAACCGCGTCACGCCGAAAGCCGTGCGCATCGGCTATTTCTCGCAGGACCAGCTGGACGAACTGTCCGAGGGCGACAGCGTGCTGGACCATGTCCGCCGCCTGCTGCCGCCGGACACGCCGCCCGCGAAAGTCCGCGCCGCTGCGGCCGCCATGGGCTTCTCCGCGGAGAAAGTGGAAACCAAGGTCGAGAAACTGTCGGGCGGTGAGAAAGTGCGCCTCCTGCTGGGCCTCATGTCCCACAGCGCGCCGCACATCCTGATCCTCGACGAACCGACGTCCCACCTCGACATCGACAGCCGCGAAGCGCTGATCTACGCGCTGAACGACTTTCCCGGCGCCGTCCTGCTGATCACCCACGACGTCTATCTCGCCGAAGCAACGGCGGACCGGCTGTGGCTGGTCAAGGATGGCCGCGCCACGATGTATGACGGGGACCTTGAAGACTACCGCGCCCTCGTCATGAAAGCGGACCGCGCCGAAGGGAAAGCCGCGAAAGCGAAAGAGGCAAAGCCGAAACAGGCCGCGCCAAAACCTGCCGCCTCGCCGGAAGACAAGAAACGCCTCTCCGCCCTGAAGAAAAAAGCGCGCGCGGCGGAAGAGCGGATGGAAAAAGCCAACGCCGCCATCGCAAAGATCGACGCAAAACTGGCCGCAGGCACCCCGCCGGCTGACGAACTCGAAAAGCTGCTGAAGACCCGCGCCGACCACGCCGCCACCGCCGAGTCCGCCGAAATGGAATGGCTTGAATCCGCCGAAGCGCTGGAAGCCGAAAGCTAG